TGGTTGAACTCGCCCCGCATCCCCCCCGCCACGTTCGCGATGATCCCGTCGAGCGCCTCGCGGCCCTGCTCGTCCGCGTTCAGGTCCCAGTAGACCAGCGTGCGCAGGAGCCGGCCGGTCTGCGAGCGCCCGTACGCGTACGCCCACCGGAGCGTCCCGGCGGCCGGGTTCGCCTCGTCCGCGCCGCCGTGCTTGAGCCACGAGGCGCAGTCGCGCAGCGCGGCGAAGCTCACGCCGAGGACGAGCGCGCCGACGGCGGTGTACCCGACCTGGTAGAGCCGCCCCTTCTCGAAGCCGCCCTCGAGCCAGACGTGACGCGCGTCGGGGACGACGCGGCCGTCCGCGGCGCGCGCGAAGCGCCACCGCGCCCGCGGGATCGTGCGCGGCTCGCCGTCGAGCTGGTCGCGCACGAGCAGCACCGCGTCGCGCTCGTCCGGGTCGGCCGCGGGATACGCGAGGTGGCCGCGGTCGGAGAGGAGGAAGGAGGGCAAGGGCTCGGGCGCCTGGAGGTTCACGTAGACCCGCCCGCGGAGGGGCCGTCCGCCGGCGTCGCGGGCCTCCGGCGCCCCGAGCCGGAAGAGGCCCGGGAGCTCCGGCACGTCGCACTGCCAGCCGCACGAGGCGACCGCGTAGCCCCGCCGCATCAGGAACCCGTCGCCGGCGTCGATCGGCGGGTGCGCGTCGCTGTCCGGCCCGAACACGGGGCGCGTGGCGTGGTTGAAGTTGGGCACGGTCACGGTGTTGCCCCGGTTCACGACGTCGAGGATCACGCGACCGTTGCCGCGGGCGCGCTCGACCGGCAGCAGGAGCGAGACGTCGGCGGCGAATTCCACGCGGCCGTCGCGGTTCCGCGGCGCCAGCTCGACGTCGGTGATCCGCGCGTTCGCCGGGTGCGCCGGGTCGATCGCGAAGCGGAGCCGCCCCTTCAGCTCCTCGTACGGACCGACCTCTCCGAACGCGCGGCCGCCGGCCAGCGGGCGCCGGAGCACGAGGTCGAAGTGGGAGACGGGCATGCGGACAGGACTCTGGAGGCCCGGTCCTCGGTTGTCAAGGCGCTCGCGAATTGTTGTATGGTCTGTGGGTCATGGAGGGCGCCTGATGGCCTACGAAACGATCGACCTCGTGCACCGCGACGGCGTCTCGACCGTCACGCTGAACCGCCCGCCGGTCAATGCGGTCTCGCCGGGCCTGATGCAGGAGCTGCTCGCGGCGCTCGACGAGCTGGAAGCGCGCGAGGCGACGCGGTGCATCGTGCTCAGGGGCTCGGGCACCAGGGCGTTCTCGGCCGGCGCCGACCTGTCGAGCGAGCGGCCGCGCGCCGCGGGCGAGGCCGACCGGTTCCGCGAGCTGGGGCGCCGTGTCGTGGACCGGCTCGAGACGATCCCGAAGCCCGTGCTGGCCGCGATCCGCGGCTGGTGCATCGGCGGCGGCTTCGCCATCGCGATGGCGTGCGACGTGCGCCTCGCGTCCGCGACGGCGAAGTTCCGCACCGGCGATGCCTATCTGGGGGTCGTGCCGAGCTGGGGCATGAGCCTGGTCCGGCTCGCCCACTACATCGGCAGGAACCGCACGCTCGACATGCTGATCCTCGGCGAGGACTGGGGCGCGGAGGAGGCGCGCGACCTCGGGCTCGTCACGCGCGTCATCCCGGACGCGAGCTTCGACGCCGAGGTGGCGCGGCTGGCCCTGCGTGTCGCGGGCGGCGCACCGATCACGTTCCGCTCGGTCAAGGAGACCGTGCGCGCGCAATATTGGCTCGGGCCGGCCACGGCGCAGGAGCTGGAGACGCGCTGGGCGGAGGTGGGCAGCGCGTCCGACGACTTCAGGGAAGGCGTCGCGGCGTTCCGCGAGAAGCGCGCGCCCGCGTTCAAGGGACGCTGACGTGTCGTTCGCCGAGACGAAGGCCCAGCTCGAGCTCCAGGAGGCCGCGCGCGACGTGCTGTCGCGCCTCATCTGGGGCGCGCGCGCTGAACGTCCTCGGCGACGGGCTGCGCGACGCCCTCGATCCGAGGCATTATTAGTGGAGGCCGAGGCCTGGACGCAAGGAGGGACCAATGCGACTCAAGGACAAGGTCGTCATCGTCACCGGAGGCGCCAGGGGCATCGGGCGCGCGTACTGCCTGGGCGTGGCCGCGGAGGGCGCGCGCGTCGTCGTGGCGGACATCGCCGACCCGAAGCCGACCGTCGGCGAGGTCGAGGCCCGCGGCGCGCAGGCCCTCGGCGTCGCGTGCGACGTCTCGCGCGAGGCCGACACGCAGCGCCTGGCCACCGAGACGCTCGCGCGCTTCGGCCGGATCGACGTGCTGGTGAACAACGCCGCGCTCTACGGCACGCTCAAGCGCCGGCCCTTCATGGAGATCCCCGTGGAAGAATGGGACCGCGTGATGGCGATCAACCTCCGCGGGCTCTTTCTGTGCGCGCGCGCGGTGTTCCCGGCGATGAAGGCGCAGGGCAAGGGCAAGATCGTCAACATCGCGTCCAGCACCTTCTTCAAGGGCGTCCCGCACTACATCCACTACACGACGTCGAAGGGCGGGGTGGTGGGGTTCACGCGCTCGCTCGCGCGCGAGCTGGGCGAGTTCGGCATCCGCGTGAACGCGATCGCGCCGGGCTTCACGCTGAGCGGCGAGAACGAGAAGAACATCTCCGAGGACCGCAAGCGCGCCAACGTCGAGGCGCGGATGCTGAAGCGCGCCGAGCTGCCTGAGGATCTCGTCGGGACGCTCGTGTTTCTGGCGTCAGA
Above is a window of Candidatus Methylomirabilota bacterium DNA encoding:
- a CDS encoding 3-oxoacyl-ACP reductase family protein → MRLKDKVVIVTGGARGIGRAYCLGVAAEGARVVVADIADPKPTVGEVEARGAQALGVACDVSREADTQRLATETLARFGRIDVLVNNAALYGTLKRRPFMEIPVEEWDRVMAINLRGLFLCARAVFPAMKAQGKGKIVNIASSTFFKGVPHYIHYTTSKGGVVGFTRSLARELGEFGIRVNAIAPGFTLSGENEKNISEDRKRANVEARMLKRAELPEDLVGTLVFLASDESDFMTGQTLLVDGGGSVH
- a CDS encoding alpha/beta hydrolase domain-containing protein, which translates into the protein MPVSHFDLVLRRPLAGGRAFGEVGPYEELKGRLRFAIDPAHPANARITDVELAPRNRDGRVEFAADVSLLLPVERARGNGRVILDVVNRGNTVTVPNFNHATRPVFGPDSDAHPPIDAGDGFLMRRGYAVASCGWQCDVPELPGLFRLGAPEARDAGGRPLRGRVYVNLQAPEPLPSFLLSDRGHLAYPAADPDERDAVLLVRDQLDGEPRTIPRARWRFARAADGRVVPDARHVWLEGGFEKGRLYQVGYTAVGALVLGVSFAALRDCASWLKHGGADEANPAAGTLRWAYAYGRSQTGRLLRTLVYWDLNADEQGREALDGIIANVAGGMRGEFNQRYGQNSKDRPQMMAHVLPSTGDALHRRLDARASRLKVFYTNTSAEYHRGDASLVHADPDGLRDVAHGPNTRVYHFSGTEHGLGVWPPSDTSVVAADPAGWTERAQNLRGTVNYGRLLRACLVNLDRWVTEGVEPPPSRHPRVDDGSAVPADTLAKTFDRIPGARYPRHHARPRRLDFGGDPELRALTQAPPREGPALGSLVSAVDDDGNEVAGIALPEVRVPLASHTGWNLRHPDIGGAEQLLVFAGATLPFARTRREREASADPRPSIGERYASRDVYLERVRRAALDLVGERYLLDEDVELSVTLAARMWDWLAGREDAGRP
- a CDS encoding enoyl-CoA hydratase/isomerase family protein — protein: MAYETIDLVHRDGVSTVTLNRPPVNAVSPGLMQELLAALDELEAREATRCIVLRGSGTRAFSAGADLSSERPRAAGEADRFRELGRRVVDRLETIPKPVLAAIRGWCIGGGFAIAMACDVRLASATAKFRTGDAYLGVVPSWGMSLVRLAHYIGRNRTLDMLILGEDWGAEEARDLGLVTRVIPDASFDAEVARLALRVAGGAPITFRSVKETVRAQYWLGPATAQELETRWAEVGSASDDFREGVAAFREKRAPAFKGR